The Acetivibrio saccincola genome window below encodes:
- a CDS encoding L-lactate MFS transporter yields the protein MKQKYNRIIPVIAAIAIQLCLGTAYIWSVFQNGIASSIFGGSNADAALTFSLLLALLGIGGTIGGTLQNKIGPRITVIIGGLILSIGFFVASFTTSSVPWLLWLTYGVLGGIGMGFTYSTTIACAQKWFPDKRGFVTGIIVSALGFGGVVFTPIVEAIISTLGKGIPGQGELLSFRILSFIFLIVCTVGGLMVKNPSEGFKPEGWTPKVSATDTVALTTLEVIKTPQLYLLTFSLMLACMGGLMMIGFAKPIAIARGLAETATIGVFAITMFNAFGRLFWGGVSDKLGCKKTIILLLALTAVLSLCVNIAGGYMIYVLIACIGFAYGGFLSTFPAYTAELFGTKYNATNYGIVLIGFGIGAVASSIIAGIYKDIAKDDINLMFPAFVIASLAAAVAIIMVLLVKPVSKKAG from the coding sequence ATGAAACAAAAGTACAATCGCATTATTCCAGTTATTGCGGCAATTGCGATCCAATTATGCCTTGGGACGGCATATATTTGGAGTGTATTCCAGAATGGGATAGCTTCAAGTATATTTGGTGGGTCAAATGCAGATGCAGCACTTACATTTTCACTTCTATTGGCTTTGCTAGGCATAGGCGGTACCATAGGCGGGACACTGCAGAACAAAATAGGTCCGAGAATAACAGTTATAATTGGTGGTTTAATACTGTCCATTGGCTTTTTTGTAGCTTCATTTACCACGTCATCAGTACCATGGTTATTATGGCTCACATATGGAGTCCTTGGCGGTATAGGTATGGGCTTTACTTATTCTACAACCATTGCATGTGCTCAAAAGTGGTTTCCCGACAAAAGAGGTTTTGTTACAGGTATTATAGTTTCCGCCCTTGGATTTGGCGGTGTTGTCTTTACGCCTATTGTTGAGGCCATCATTAGTACACTGGGAAAGGGTATTCCAGGTCAGGGGGAGCTTCTTTCATTTAGAATACTCTCTTTTATATTTTTAATTGTGTGTACAGTTGGTGGTCTTATGGTTAAAAATCCTTCCGAAGGTTTTAAACCTGAAGGATGGACGCCAAAAGTATCTGCCACTGACACTGTGGCTCTGACAACTTTAGAAGTTATAAAAACACCCCAGCTTTATTTACTCACATTTTCATTAATGCTTGCATGTATGGGCGGGCTTATGATGATTGGTTTTGCAAAACCTATTGCAATAGCCCGTGGTCTTGCTGAAACTGCTACCATTGGTGTTTTTGCAATTACAATGTTCAACGCATTTGGAAGGCTTTTCTGGGGTGGTGTTTCAGATAAATTAGGATGCAAGAAAACTATTATTCTTCTTTTAGCCTTGACGGCAGTTCTATCTCTTTGTGTTAATATTGCAGGGGGCTATATGATATATGTTCTTATAGCTTGTATTGGTTTTGCCTACGGTGGTTTTCTAAGTACTTTTCCTGCTTACACGGCTGAACTTTTTGGCACAAAATACAATGCAACAAACTACGGTATAGTTTTGATAGGTTTTGGGATAGGTGCTGTTGCGTCTTCAATCATCGCAGGTATTTATAAAGATATCGCAAAAGATGATATTAACCTTATGTTCCCGGCGTTTGTTATAGCATCTTTAGCTGCAGCCGTTGCAATTATTATGGTGCTTCTTGTTAAACCGGTCAGCAAAAAGGCAGGGTAA
- a CDS encoding ABC transporter permease encodes MLKAMVIRNLKLYFRDKAAVFFSLLGVLIIILLYVLFLGKMIAQTAEGFSDAVARFFTDSWVMAGVIASATMTTCLGGFGIMVEDKAKNISKDFESSPIPRSKLVLAYIISSVVIGLIMSVFTFLLGELYIVMLGGEFLSLHGLLKALGIIVLSVGASSAIVFLLVTFIKSMNAFSNLSILIGTLIGFLTGVYVPIGNLPVFIQNVIKIFPISHGAAALRQVMVQEAISLEHIPADIKAFMGIEFEVGGNIMPFWLYLAILFGTLVVFYFLSVLVVSKCKVRS; translated from the coding sequence ATGCTAAAAGCCATGGTGATACGCAATCTCAAGCTCTATTTCCGGGACAAAGCCGCTGTTTTCTTTTCTCTCCTTGGTGTTTTAATTATTATTTTGCTGTATGTATTGTTTCTTGGGAAAATGATTGCCCAAACTGCAGAAGGTTTCTCTGATGCGGTTGCCAGGTTTTTCACAGATTCCTGGGTAATGGCCGGCGTTATTGCCTCAGCCACCATGACTACTTGTCTTGGAGGCTTTGGGATTATGGTTGAGGATAAGGCAAAAAATATTTCTAAAGACTTTGAGAGTTCACCCATACCACGCTCAAAGCTGGTTCTTGCCTACATTATTTCATCGGTTGTTATCGGACTTATTATGTCTGTATTTACTTTTTTACTTGGAGAGCTATATATTGTTATGCTTGGTGGGGAATTTCTTTCACTGCATGGGCTGCTTAAAGCTTTGGGTATAATTGTCTTGTCAGTGGGAGCATCCAGTGCAATTGTTTTCCTGCTTGTGACATTCATCAAAAGCATGAATGCATTTAGCAATTTGTCAATATTAATTGGAACTTTAATTGGATTTTTAACCGGCGTTTATGTTCCCATTGGCAACTTGCCTGTGTTCATTCAAAATGTAATAAAGATTTTTCCCATTTCCCACGGTGCTGCAGCTCTTCGTCAGGTAATGGTGCAGGAAGCAATTTCTCTTGAACATATTCCGGCGGATATCAAGGCATTTATGGGAATTGAATTTGAAGTGGGCGGCAATATCATGCCGTTTTGGCTTTACCTGGCAATATTGTTTGGAACATTGGTTGTTTTTTACTTTCTTTCGGTTTTAGTTGTTTCAAAATGTAAGGTGAGGTCTTGA
- a CDS encoding putative bifunctional diguanylate cyclase/phosphodiesterase: MEKLESSIQEAKKDATLLGVIFLDLDSFKSINDTMGHSTGDSVLKMTAERLSSCLREKDTIARFGADEFLILITNIKRLEELKKITDRIIGVFDQCIHVQDIEYFMTASAGVAVYPVDGEDPETLVKNADIAMYEAKAGGKNQIIYCSPAMKEEATKKMKLTNSLYRALDKNELYLHYQPQVDVKTQKIIGFEALLRWNNGEYGMVSPNIFIPMAEQTGLIRPIGLWVIKTACKEFKEFNKSGNKSITLSVNLSIEQLKDITIAEKISEILYATKMNPKNLQIEITESIAFNEDYNILKRLKDIRNLGISVSIDDFGKGYSSLNRLKTFSIDLLKIDMDFVHGITSQSQKDRAIIKSIIQVAKNLNVKVLAEGVETEEQFTFLRDNGCDIVQGYYFYKPMPASEIEKLDIMEAYR; this comes from the coding sequence ATGGAAAAACTTGAAAGTTCAATTCAGGAAGCAAAGAAAGATGCTACTTTGTTGGGTGTAATATTTCTTGACCTGGATTCATTTAAATCCATCAATGATACAATGGGTCACTCAACCGGCGACAGTGTATTAAAGATGACGGCAGAACGGCTGTCATCCTGTTTAAGGGAAAAGGATACCATTGCCAGGTTTGGTGCTGATGAATTTCTCATATTGATTACAAATATAAAAAGGCTGGAAGAACTTAAAAAGATTACAGATAGAATTATTGGCGTTTTTGACCAATGTATACATGTTCAGGATATTGAATATTTTATGACTGCAAGTGCCGGAGTAGCTGTATATCCGGTTGATGGTGAAGACCCTGAGACGCTGGTTAAGAATGCGGATATTGCCATGTATGAGGCAAAAGCAGGAGGAAAGAACCAAATTATTTATTGTTCGCCGGCTATGAAAGAAGAAGCAACAAAAAAGATGAAATTAACAAACAGCTTATACAGAGCCCTTGATAAAAATGAACTGTATTTACATTACCAGCCCCAGGTTGATGTAAAGACCCAAAAAATAATTGGCTTTGAAGCACTTTTACGCTGGAACAACGGAGAGTACGGGATGGTTTCCCCAAATATTTTTATACCTATGGCAGAGCAAACAGGTTTAATTAGACCCATTGGATTATGGGTTATAAAGACAGCATGTAAAGAGTTCAAAGAATTTAATAAAAGTGGTAATAAAAGCATTACTCTCTCTGTAAATTTATCAATAGAGCAATTAAAAGATATTACCATTGCTGAAAAGATAAGCGAAATATTATATGCTACCAAAATGAACCCTAAAAATTTGCAGATTGAAATTACTGAATCTATTGCATTTAATGAGGATTACAATATTTTAAAGCGTTTAAAAGATATCAGAAACCTTGGGATATCGGTATCGATAGATGATTTTGGTAAAGGATACTCATCATTAAACAGACTAAAAACATTTAGCATTGATTTGCTTAAAATAGACATGGACTTTGTACATGGAATTACTTCCCAATCACAAAAGGACAGGGCAATTATTAAGAGTATCATACAAGTTGCCAAAAACCTTAATGTCAAGGTGCTGGCAGAGGGAGTAGAAACAGAAGAACAGTTTACATTTCTAAGAGATAATGGATGTGATATAGTTCAAGGCTACTATTTTTATAAGCCAATGCCTGCAAGTGAAATTGAAAAATTAGACATAATGGAAGCATATCGATAA
- a CDS encoding heavy metal translocating P-type ATPase — protein sequence MQRFILSKKNHIMTISIILIVIGFVSKLVFKNQMIAICSLAIASVLGVLPIAIQAVQALKVKVISIDVLVTIAVIGAFLIKNLEESAIVTFLFLFGSFLEQRTLNKTRSAIKELTEMAPESALKLMENGEFEEVEVDEVDVGDVLLVKTGSKIPVDGTVLAGEGYVNEASITGESVPVSKKKDSGVYAGTILENGTIQIIANRVGEDTTFGRIIELVEEAQDSKSEAERFIDRFSKYYTPAVLVLAFMVWLIIRDVEIAITILVLGCPGALVIGVPVSNVAGIGNGARHGVLLKGSEIISDFSKVDTIVFDKTGTLTIGNPKVIDKEVYGGNTEKVLSYLASVEKESDHPLAKAIVEYIGDTTLYTVEKTDVVKGSGIVAYVDGHRVAVGNVSLMVKENVPLSEKAKADISSFQERGNSLVLTAVDGELKVLMGIRDQIREGVKEDLQKLKKLGVKNLVVLSGDNQGTVDLVAKELGLTETHENMLPEDKAAYIEKLIAKGQIVAFVGDGVNDSPSLVLAQVGIAMGGGTDVAIETSDVVLMNSDFSRLPHALGLAKATARNMRQNIIIAVGVIVILLASVFLSEWMNMTIGMLAHEGSILVVIFNGMRLLRYKLKY from the coding sequence GTGCAAAGATTTATATTAAGCAAGAAAAACCACATAATGACAATAAGTATAATTTTAATTGTAATTGGATTTGTCAGTAAACTAGTTTTTAAAAACCAAATGATTGCTATTTGTTCTTTAGCCATAGCATCTGTTTTAGGTGTGCTTCCCATTGCAATTCAAGCAGTTCAGGCACTAAAAGTTAAGGTAATTAGTATAGATGTCTTGGTTACCATTGCTGTTATTGGGGCATTTTTAATTAAGAATCTGGAGGAATCAGCCATTGTAACATTCTTGTTTCTCTTTGGTTCTTTTTTAGAACAGCGTACATTAAACAAAACCCGTTCTGCAATTAAAGAACTAACTGAGATGGCTCCTGAAAGTGCTTTGAAGCTGATGGAAAATGGTGAGTTTGAAGAAGTGGAAGTAGATGAAGTGGATGTAGGTGATGTCCTCCTTGTTAAAACAGGCAGTAAAATTCCCGTGGATGGTACAGTGCTTGCCGGGGAAGGATATGTAAATGAGGCCAGTATAACCGGAGAATCTGTCCCTGTAAGCAAAAAGAAAGATTCAGGTGTGTATGCAGGTACAATTTTAGAAAATGGAACCATTCAAATTATTGCCAACCGCGTTGGCGAAGACACCACCTTTGGAAGAATTATTGAACTGGTTGAAGAAGCACAGGACTCAAAATCTGAAGCAGAGCGTTTTATTGACAGGTTTTCAAAATATTACACCCCGGCGGTACTGGTGCTGGCTTTTATGGTGTGGTTAATTATACGGGATGTTGAGATTGCAATTACAATATTGGTTTTAGGATGTCCCGGTGCGTTGGTTATAGGGGTGCCAGTTTCAAATGTAGCGGGTATTGGTAACGGGGCAAGGCATGGTGTTCTTTTAAAAGGCAGTGAGATTATCAGTGATTTTAGCAAAGTTGATACCATAGTATTTGACAAAACAGGAACGCTAACAATAGGAAATCCTAAAGTTATAGACAAAGAAGTTTATGGCGGTAATACTGAAAAAGTACTTAGCTACCTTGCAAGTGTTGAAAAAGAATCAGACCACCCGTTAGCCAAAGCAATTGTAGAATATATTGGGGACACAACACTGTATACAGTTGAAAAAACAGATGTTGTAAAGGGAAGTGGTATTGTTGCCTATGTAGACGGACATAGGGTTGCTGTAGGCAATGTTTCATTAATGGTTAAGGAAAATGTTCCTTTAAGTGAAAAAGCTAAAGCAGATATTTCATCTTTCCAGGAGAGAGGAAACTCCCTTGTCCTTACAGCAGTGGATGGTGAACTGAAAGTGTTAATGGGCATACGGGACCAGATTCGTGAAGGTGTTAAAGAAGACCTTCAAAAATTAAAAAAATTAGGAGTCAAAAACCTGGTGGTGCTGTCAGGTGATAACCAGGGAACAGTTGATTTAGTGGCAAAAGAACTTGGTCTTACAGAAACACATGAAAATATGCTTCCAGAGGATAAAGCAGCATATATAGAGAAATTAATAGCAAAGGGGCAGATTGTTGCATTTGTTGGAGACGGGGTAAATGACAGCCCGTCACTGGTACTTGCACAGGTTGGAATTGCAATGGGAGGCGGCACAGATGTAGCAATTGAAACTTCAGATGTTGTCCTGATGAATTCAGATTTTAGCCGCCTGCCTCATGCCTTGGGTTTGGCAAAAGCAACAGCAAGAAATATGCGCCAGAATATTATTATTGCAGTGGGAGTTATAGTAATACTTCTTGCAAGTGTATTTTTAAGTGAGTGGATGAATATGACCATAGGTATGTTGGCACATGAAGGAAGTATATTAGTGGTAATCTTTAATGGAATGAGGCTTTTACGTTATAAATTAAAATATTAA
- a CDS encoding iron-sulfur cluster repair di-iron protein, ric, whose translation MAKVHGKSHPEIYEVHKLFDVISGKIQEASSDKPDLNDEFAKLREITDNYQVPEDVCESYEAVYNMLAELDSAYQI comes from the coding sequence GTGGCAAAGGTTCATGGGAAAAGCCACCCGGAAATTTATGAAGTTCATAAATTGTTTGATGTAATCAGTGGGAAAATACAAGAAGCATCATCTGATAAGCCTGATTTAAATGATGAATTTGCAAAACTCCGGGAAATTACAGACAATTACCAAGTACCTGAAGATGTATGCGAAAGCTATGAGGCTGTTTATAATATGTTAGCTGAGCTTGACAGTGCTTACCAAATTTAA
- a CDS encoding ABC transporter ATP-binding protein, which translates to MITTMLPMDEGLIQVKGFKVGVDDISIKKCIGIVFQDNYLDELLTVKENLMTRESLYGGTKAEIKERVEKAMDAVKITDLANRSYSKLSGGQRRRTAIARALVHRPDILFLDEPTTGLDPQTRENVWETIQHLQKSMGMTVFLTTHYMEEAALADYVVVIDDGMIVAKGTPAELKSRYATDTLRFVPKDRKKAKEVLESEKSSTGRKTGKLLSIWKKPLTVYLFLIN; encoded by the coding sequence ATGATTACAACAATGCTTCCAATGGATGAGGGCTTAATTCAAGTAAAAGGTTTTAAAGTAGGTGTTGATGATATTTCAATTAAAAAATGCATAGGCATTGTTTTTCAAGACAATTATCTGGATGAACTTTTGACGGTAAAGGAAAACTTGATGACAAGGGAAAGTTTATATGGAGGTACGAAGGCAGAAATAAAAGAGCGGGTGGAAAAGGCAATGGATGCGGTGAAAATTACTGATTTGGCAAACCGCTCGTATAGCAAACTGTCAGGCGGGCAACGCCGGCGCACTGCTATTGCACGGGCACTTGTTCACCGGCCTGACATTTTATTTCTGGATGAACCAACAACCGGTCTTGATCCTCAAACGCGTGAAAATGTCTGGGAAACAATTCAGCACTTGCAAAAAAGTATGGGCATGACTGTATTTTTAACGACGCATTACATGGAAGAAGCAGCGCTGGCTGATTATGTGGTAGTTATAGACGATGGGATGATTGTTGCAAAAGGTACACCTGCAGAACTTAAAAGCCGGTATGCAACGGATACCCTGCGTTTTGTTCCAAAAGACAGAAAAAAGGCAAAGGAAGTTTTGGAAAGTGAAAAGTCAAGTACCGGGAGGAAAACGGGGAAATTGTTGTCAATCTGGAAGAAACCGTTGACAGTTTACCTCTTCTTAATAAATTAA
- a CDS encoding FtsH/Yme1/Tma family ATP-dependent metallopeptidase, protein MKNKKNILIISMVILAAVIGISFYFEKDNSQYMPYPEFYNHVEKGNVISAKIASDKVKFCLDCEETEYHTDNPELDSFKEFLLLNGVKVTSEEDVDTILYTVVDMIFYVIFFGIIIFGLYKLFDFRKNTFKVIRNNNTKFSDVAGMEDLKRDMLQAVNILKNPHKYAAKGIRPINGILLEGDPGNGKTLFARALAGEAKVNFIATKATDFQSAIMSIGPAKIKALFRKARANKPCIIFIDEFDGIGEKRYFSGTGIDKENNRIIAAMLNEMDGFTREEGVMVIAATNNYQALDEALVRAGRFDKKYTVPYPDYKTRIELIKIHSKDKKFSQDVSIEEIASKFEDLSCSQIETILNEAAVIAAGQGQEEITKNHLQEAVRRICNVAPAHRSGYIRRQ, encoded by the coding sequence ATGAAAAACAAAAAAAATATACTGATTATTTCTATGGTTATACTTGCAGCGGTCATCGGCATATCTTTTTATTTTGAAAAGGATAACTCCCAATATATGCCCTACCCTGAATTCTACAACCATGTGGAAAAGGGCAATGTGATTTCTGCCAAAATTGCAAGTGATAAAGTAAAATTCTGCTTAGACTGTGAGGAAACAGAATATCATACTGACAATCCGGAATTAGATTCTTTTAAAGAGTTTTTACTCCTAAACGGGGTTAAAGTTACCTCAGAAGAAGATGTGGATACAATTTTATATACAGTTGTAGACATGATTTTTTATGTCATCTTTTTTGGGATTATAATATTTGGCTTATATAAACTTTTTGATTTTAGAAAAAACACATTTAAAGTTATCCGCAATAACAATACCAAATTTTCAGATGTGGCAGGCATGGAAGATTTAAAAAGAGATATGCTTCAGGCTGTGAACATATTAAAAAACCCACATAAGTATGCGGCAAAGGGTATACGCCCCATAAACGGTATTTTACTTGAAGGAGACCCCGGAAACGGAAAAACTTTGTTTGCAAGGGCATTAGCAGGGGAGGCCAAAGTTAATTTCATTGCAACCAAGGCTACGGATTTTCAAAGTGCAATTATGTCCATAGGACCTGCCAAAATCAAAGCCCTCTTTAGAAAAGCCCGAGCCAACAAACCCTGCATAATATTTATAGATGAATTTGACGGAATAGGAGAAAAGCGTTATTTTTCCGGAACTGGAATCGACAAAGAAAACAACAGAATTATTGCCGCAATGCTAAATGAGATGGACGGATTTACCCGTGAGGAAGGTGTTATGGTTATTGCTGCAACTAATAACTATCAGGCTCTTGACGAAGCTTTGGTGCGTGCAGGAAGATTTGATAAAAAATACACCGTTCCTTACCCTGATTATAAAACCAGAATTGAACTGATAAAAATACATTCTAAAGACAAAAAATTTTCACAAGATGTATCAATTGAAGAGATAGCCTCTAAATTTGAGGATTTGAGCTGTTCCCAAATTGAAACAATACTTAATGAAGCCGCAGTAATTGCTGCCGGACAAGGACAGGAAGAAATAACAAAAAATCACCTGCAGGAAGCCGTAAGGAGGATATGCAATGTTGCACCTGCACACCGTTCCGGCTATATCCGCAGGCAATAA
- a CDS encoding heavy-metal-associated domain-containing protein, with amino-acid sequence MKKATIQLETLTCPSCILKVENATKSVPGVDKDSVKVMFNSSKVKFDFDDEKTSVEEVEKAITALGYQVMKSKVK; translated from the coding sequence ATGAAAAAAGCAACAATTCAATTGGAGACATTAACTTGTCCATCATGTATTTTAAAAGTTGAAAATGCAACAAAATCTGTACCGGGTGTGGATAAGGACAGTGTAAAGGTAATGTTTAATTCAAGTAAAGTAAAATTTGATTTTGATGATGAAAAAACTTCAGTTGAAGAGGTTGAAAAGGCTATTACCGCCCTTGGATACCAGGTAATGAAATCTAAAGTAAAATAA
- a CDS encoding histidine kinase N-terminal 7TM domain-containing protein, whose protein sequence is MDYPSIFLILFISVCVVSTVLGILVIINNHKALANKIFLVLIMSVNIWTVGLGFATVAPDVVTAEFWRRFASFGWGSAYAIIFHFILIITDNHALIKKRWSRLLLYLPAALCILVFGLPTGLNKKPYNLHLTQFGWINVAENNLWDWFFYIYYISYTVTGLVLLLRWGIKSSDSKIKVQSRFLFLSFTITFLLASISDVMISDIPQIAPIILLMPIAVIYQAITKYGFIISKPTEKKSRFSFVIMEVVAYIVLTFLQIRLTELPSTFKLAIVDGHTLRGIITQLQMLLSIYMVLKEDKPGFIAAVLINALNLLFTLSFIIRLKTVGPLPATISHLSTLFIIVLIGMYKKKPLQISEKSMNREIFLNYLNKNCIIWLIMTH, encoded by the coding sequence GTGGATTATCCATCAATTTTTCTAATTCTTTTTATTTCTGTATGTGTTGTTTCCACAGTTTTAGGAATATTAGTAATAATTAATAATCATAAAGCACTGGCTAACAAGATTTTTTTAGTACTGATTATGTCGGTTAATATTTGGACGGTTGGTCTAGGTTTTGCAACGGTTGCACCAGATGTTGTAACCGCTGAATTTTGGAGGCGGTTTGCGTCATTTGGCTGGGGGTCAGCATATGCAATTATTTTTCACTTTATATTAATTATCACAGATAATCATGCTTTAATTAAAAAAAGGTGGTCCCGCCTGTTGTTATATTTACCTGCAGCTTTATGTATACTGGTTTTTGGTCTTCCAACCGGTCTCAATAAAAAACCCTACAACCTTCATCTTACACAATTTGGCTGGATCAACGTGGCTGAGAATAATTTGTGGGACTGGTTCTTCTATATTTACTATATAAGTTATACTGTTACAGGGCTGGTGCTGTTGTTGAGGTGGGGTATAAAATCATCAGATTCTAAGATAAAGGTTCAGTCACGTTTTCTTTTTCTATCTTTTACCATTACTTTCCTTTTGGCATCAATTAGCGATGTAATGATAAGCGATATTCCTCAAATAGCTCCTATTATTTTATTAATGCCAATTGCTGTAATATACCAGGCTATTACAAAATATGGTTTTATTATATCTAAGCCTACTGAGAAAAAAAGCCGTTTTTCATTTGTAATAATGGAAGTTGTCGCATACATAGTTCTTACATTTTTGCAGATACGTTTAACGGAATTACCCAGTACTTTCAAATTAGCAATTGTAGATGGACATACTTTGAGAGGAATAATAACCCAATTACAAATGCTTTTATCAATCTATATGGTACTTAAGGAAGATAAACCTGGATTTATAGCAGCTGTTTTGATAAACGCACTCAATTTGCTGTTTACTTTATCTTTTATAATCAGGCTCAAAACAGTTGGACCTTTGCCGGCAACAATTTCCCATTTATCAACACTTTTTATTATAGTGCTTATAGGTATGTATAAAAAAAAACCGCTGCAAATATCAGAGAAATCAATGAACAGAGAAATATTCTTAAATTATCTGAACAAAAATTGTATCATATGGCTTATTATGACTCATTAA
- a CDS encoding GerMN domain-containing protein: MNKYIKPVLISAAVLLVVTTAIVFAVNIDKIKGSTNNGSSEEPSPTGRIGLKTPNATVSPENTVPATQEPLEKRTITLYFANSNAEKVVAEKREVETEKDTQMERLVFEELQKGPKSENLHATIPQGTKLLSTSTKNGTCTLDLSKEFVDNHPGGSAGELMTLYSIINTMTELPGIDKVQFLIEGQKQEVYIHAIFNEPFKRDDSIIEKNSGETKVKVETRSQIAIKAIKEKDMEKLASMVHPVKGVLFSPYSHIDPEKHKVFTKDQFKGLLESEKVYNWGSYDGSGNPIELTFKQYYDKFIYDHDFANAEKVAYNEIQSYGNTIVNILDVYPEGKFIEYYFPGTKAHDGADWASLRLVFEEYDGEWYLVCIAHGEWTI; this comes from the coding sequence ATGAATAAATACATAAAACCAGTTTTGATATCTGCAGCAGTACTTCTTGTAGTAACAACGGCAATAGTATTTGCGGTAAATATTGATAAAATCAAAGGATCAACCAACAACGGGAGCAGTGAGGAACCTAGTCCAACCGGCCGGATTGGCCTTAAAACTCCTAATGCAACTGTTTCTCCTGAAAATACAGTACCGGCAACTCAAGAACCTTTAGAAAAAAGAACAATTACCCTTTATTTTGCAAATTCCAATGCAGAGAAAGTTGTTGCTGAGAAAAGGGAAGTTGAAACAGAAAAAGACACACAAATGGAAAGATTAGTATTTGAGGAACTGCAAAAGGGTCCAAAAAGTGAAAATTTACATGCAACAATACCCCAGGGAACAAAGCTCTTATCCACATCAACCAAGAACGGTACCTGCACACTGGATCTTTCCAAAGAGTTTGTTGATAACCACCCTGGAGGCTCGGCAGGAGAGTTAATGACTTTATACTCAATAATTAATACCATGACAGAACTTCCTGGCATCGATAAAGTACAGTTTCTCATTGAAGGACAAAAGCAAGAAGTATATATACATGCTATATTTAATGAACCCTTCAAAAGAGATGACAGTATTATTGAAAAAAATTCGGGTGAGACAAAAGTTAAAGTTGAAACCAGGTCTCAAATAGCCATTAAAGCTATTAAAGAAAAGGACATGGAAAAGTTAGCATCTATGGTGCACCCTGTAAAAGGTGTACTGTTCTCCCCATATTCCCACATTGATCCGGAAAAGCATAAAGTGTTTACAAAGGATCAATTTAAAGGTCTGTTGGAATCAGAAAAAGTATATAATTGGGGAAGTTATGACGGTTCAGGTAATCCAATTGAATTAACATTTAAGCAGTACTACGATAAATTCATATATGACCATGATTTTGCCAATGCAGAAAAAGTGGCATACAATGAAATACAGTCATATGGAAATACCATTGTCAATATTTTGGATGTTTATCCTGAAGGTAAATTTATAGAGTACTATTTTCCCGGAACCAAAGCTCATGATGGAGCGGATTGGGCAAGTCTAAGACTGGTTTTTGAAGAGTATGACGGTGAGTGGTACCTTGTATGTATTGCCCATGGTGAATGGACTATTTAA